In Anopheles gambiae chromosome 2, idAnoGambNW_F1_1, whole genome shotgun sequence, a single window of DNA contains:
- the LOC1276838 gene encoding protein phosphatase 1G yields MGAYLSEPLTTKDSSDESNEFLASGSSSMQGWRISQEDAHNCILNFDDQCSFFAVYDGHGGAEVAQYCSLHLPTFLKTVEAYGRKEFEKALKEAFLGFDATLLQEKVIEELKVLSDKTNGEDEADEEVEEEEEDDNVEDLCKEAVMPLNEVLQKYRKDTKPGEAKNQRVAAIKEGSCSKPVSPYLKGKRRAAAAGNDAGAGGSSEKRPVKMEGGSSGDSAGSDAEADPADKKQPPQPKQQKEEEEETVPGAADSTVSSSSNKAVERVKEATPQPEPSSSSSSSSAGKVSPGKSEPVADGGEVAAAGSKKAEQSDEISDTAGNVAAGKSTDAAEPGKDNCAPDSSSSDGSKQQASKLNGDLGKVGSSGAVSSSSSSGSAGPENGSCDSGSGGSGGAAASASASPAAKVHSSSAKPSPKNGPPPADVSMSMDDTDDDDDDDDESDSDEEFPHAEEPADDTSSTDEGEEDAYGEEGSAEEEEEEPDEYADMGEYINEEDAAFMKTITDEPGKDSGCTAVVALLHGKDLYVANAGDSRCVVCRNGKALEMSFDHKPEDTVEYQRIEKAGGRVTLDGRVNGGLNLSRAIGDHGYKMNKSLPAEEQMISALPDIEKITVGPEDDFMVLACDGIWNFMTSEQVVQFVQERINKPGMKLSKICEELFDHCLAPHTRGDGTGCDNMTAIIVQFKPNFTGAGSRKRTASNSVASAVDGTDDADGVSSATKKVKTDGDDASSTTEVTDGSNGVGKEADATEAAAAVASIADEDSTTTTTTSTAAAASSEAASSST; encoded by the exons ATGGGCGCCTACCTTTCCGAACCCCTGACGACGAAGGATTCGAGCGATGAGTCGAACGAGTTCTTGGCGTCCGGTTCCAGCTCGATGCAGGGCTGGCGAATCAGCCAGGAG GATGCACACAACTGCATACTAAACTTCGACGACCAGTGCTCGTTCTTCGCCGTGTACGATGGGCACGGCGGGGCGGAGGTGGCCCAGTACTGCAGCCTCCATCTGCCCACCTTTCTCAAGACAGTCGAGGCGTACGGGCGGAAAGAGTTTGAAAAGGCGCTGAAGGAAGCGTTCCTCGGCTTCGACGCGACCCTGCTGCAGGAGAAGGTGATCGAGGAGCTGAAGGTGCTGTCCGACAAAACGAACGGCGAGGACGAGGCGGAcgaggaggtggaggaggaggaggaggacgataATGTGGAGGATTTGTGCAAGGAGGCGGTGATGCCGCTGAACGAGGTGCTGCAGAAGTACCGCAAGGACACGAAGCCCGGCGAAGCGAAAAACCAGCGGGTGGCCGCCATCAAGGAGGGCAGCTGCTCGAAACCGGTCTCGCCGTACCTGAAGGGGAAGcggcgggcggcggcggcgggcaACGATGCCGGGGCCGGTGGGTCGAGCGAGAAACGGCCGGTGAAGATGGAGGGTGGCAGCAGCGGCGACAGTGCGGGATCCGATGCGGAGGCCGATCCGGCAGACAAAAAGCAGCCACCCCAGCCGAAGCAACagaaggaggaagaggaggagacAGTGCCGGGTGCGGCCGACTCCACCGTGAGCAGCTCGAGCAATAAAGCGGTCGAGCGGGTGAAGGAAGCGACACCGCAGCCCGAaccgtcctcgtcgtcctcgtcgtcgtccgctGGCAAGGTTTCGCCGGGCAAGAGTGAACCGGTGGCGGACGGTGGAGAGGTTGCCGCAGCGGGCAGCAAGAAGGCGGAACAGAGCGACGAGATCAGCGATACGGCCGGCAACGTGGCGGCTGGCAAATCTACAGATGCTGCCGAGCCGGGAAAGGACAACTGTGCACCGGACAGCTCGTCGTCGGACGGTAGCAAGCAGCAGGCGAGCAAGCTGAACGGAGACTTGGGTAAGGTGGGCTCCTCGGGGGCCgtctcgtcctcgtcgtcgtccggtTCGGCCGGTCCAGAGAATGGCAGCTGCGACAGTGGCAGTGGTGGAAGTGGCGGTGCTGCTGCCTCTGCCAGTGCATCGCCGGCGGCCAAAGTACACAGCAGCTCGGCCAAACCGTCGCCGAAGAATGGCCCTCCCCCGGCGGACGTGTCCATGAGCATGGACGAtacggacgacgacgatgacgatgatgatgagagcGATTCGGACGAGGAGTTCCCGCACGCGGAAGAACCGGCCGACGATACGTCCAGCACGGACGAAGGGGAGGAGGATGCGTACGG GGAGGAAGGTAGcgccgaggaggaggaggaggaaccGGACGAGTATGCCGATATGGGCGAGTACATCAACGAGGAGGACGCCGCGTTCATGAAAACCATCACCGACGAGCCGGGCAAGGACAGTGGCTGTACGGCGGTCGTTGCGCTGCTGCACGGAAAGGATCTTTACGTCGCGAATGCCG GAGACTCCCGGTGCGTCGTTTGCCGGAATGGGAAGGCGCTCGAGATGAGCTTCGACCACAAGCCGGAGGACACGGTCGAGTACCAGCGGATAGAGAAGGCGGGCGGTCGCGTCACGCTGGACGGTCGGGTGAATGGAGGGTTGAATCTGTCGCGAGCCATCGGTGACCATGGTTACAAAATG AACAAATCGCTTCCAGCGGAAGAGCAGATGATATCGGCCCTGCCGGACATCGAGAAGATCACGGTCGGGCCGGAGGACGACTTTATGGTGCTGGCGTGCGACGGCATCTGGAACTTTATGACCAGCGAGCAGGTCGTGCAGTTTGTGCAGGAGCGGATCAACAAGCCCGGCATGAAGCTGTCCAAAATTTGCGAAGAG CTCTTCGATCACTGCTTAGCGCCACACACCCGGGGCGATGGTACCGGTTGCGACAACATGACCGCCATCATCGTACAGTTCAAGCCGAACTTTACCGGTGCCGGGTCGCGGAAACGTACCGCCTCGAACTCGGTGGCGAGCGCGGTGGACGGGACCGATGATGCGGATGGCGTCTCGTCCGCCACGAAAAAGGTGAAAACCGACGGTGATGATGCTTCCTCCACCACGGAAGTGACCGACGGCAGCAATGGCGTGGGAAAGGAGGCGGATGCAACGGAAGCGGCCGCCGCAGTTGCTTCGATTGCGGACGAggacagcaccaccacca
- the LOC3290120 gene encoding cilia- and flagella-associated protein 299 encodes MKLTEQDLHLLEFASYDDYLNSLIDGKSLQYFGNRENLISLYRTGYRALTKEAFDAQRTFLEVTKDPNTLFSRHIAPKDRFLQEIAKRERPNRLGLLSTIIYMRYVKKATEISGYIDYEEALRRVHQDQQYSNDWRAIFAEERVLYPTPADLLYYNAKTGRSMRNNTRNYQILCDPARGIIFRNMYDRKDIYPDPVARSYGTNTSRIELASDLYEQVVLYDHVVRKNY; translated from the exons ATGAAGCTAACGGAACAGGATCTCCATCTTTTGGAGTTCGCTTCCTACGACGACTACCTCAACTCGCTGATCGATGGCAAAAGTCTCCAATATTTCGGTAATCGGGAAAATTTAATCAGTCTTTACCGGACGGGCTACAG AGCACTCACGAAGGAAGCTTTCGACGCCCAGCGAACGTTTCTGGAGGTGACGAAGGACCCGAACACACTGTTCAGCCGTCACATTGCCCCGAAGGATCGATTCCTGCAAGAGATCGCCAAACGTGAGCGCCCAAATCGGTTGGGTTTGCTTTCG ACCATCATCTACATGCGGTACGTGAAGAAGGCGACCGAAATCTCGGGCTACATTGACTACGAGGAGGCGCTGCGCCGGGTGCACCAGGACCAGCAGTACTCGAACGATTGGCGCGCGATCTTTGCGGAGGAAAGGGTGCTCTACCCGACGCCCGCCGACCTGCTGTACTACAACGCGAAGACGGGCCGCAGCATGCGGAACAACACGCGCAACTATCAGATCCTGTGCGACCCGGCCCGGGGCATCATCTTTCGCAACATGTACGACCGGAAGGACATCTATCCGGACCCGGTGGCCCGCTCGTACGGCACCAACACGAGCCGGATCGAGCTGGCGAGCGATCTGTACGAGCAGGTCGTGCTGTACGATCATGTCGTGCGGAAGAACTACTGA